Proteins encoded by one window of Pseudonocardia alni:
- a CDS encoding GntR family transcriptional regulator — MSASTPGLRGGIERRGLRDHVYERILELLLSGGLEPGTRLGIDTIARDLDVSPTPVREAMVQLERTGLVTREALKGYRVAPPLAADQLAELFDARLMLETTAASMAAPATPAMLAELRSAHARHAAAGERVAAALAQGRVDPSLTAEYFAADTEFHDVVLHHARNRYLVQMSETLGAQVHRMRQTALQGVPDVEEAVAEHGGVVDAFASGGVDEPVAALRRHLDNVRERSLRFERGA, encoded by the coding sequence ATGAGCGCCAGCACCCCGGGGCTGCGCGGCGGGATCGAGCGCCGCGGCCTGCGCGACCACGTCTACGAGCGCATCCTCGAGCTGCTGCTCTCCGGCGGGCTCGAGCCGGGCACGCGGCTGGGCATCGACACCATCGCGCGCGACCTCGACGTCTCCCCTACCCCGGTGCGCGAGGCCATGGTCCAGCTGGAGCGGACCGGCCTGGTGACCCGCGAGGCGCTCAAGGGCTACCGGGTCGCGCCGCCGCTGGCCGCCGACCAGCTCGCCGAGCTCTTCGACGCCCGGCTGATGCTGGAGACCACCGCCGCGAGCATGGCCGCCCCCGCGACCCCGGCCATGCTCGCCGAGCTGCGGTCCGCGCACGCCCGCCACGCCGCGGCCGGCGAGCGCGTGGCCGCCGCACTCGCGCAGGGCCGGGTCGACCCGTCGCTGACCGCGGAGTACTTCGCCGCCGACACCGAGTTCCACGACGTCGTGCTCCACCACGCCCGCAACCGCTACCTCGTGCAGATGTCCGAGACCCTCGGCGCCCAGGTGCACCGGATGCGCCAGACCGCGCTGCAGGGGGTCCCCGACGTCGAGGAGGCGGTCGCGGAGCACGGCGGCGTCGTCGACGCGTTCGCCTCCGGCGGCGTGGACGAGCCGGTGGCCGCGCTACGCCGCCACCTCGACAACGTGCGCGAGCGCTCGCTGCGCTTCGAGCGCGGGGCCTGA
- a CDS encoding triose-phosphate isomerase family protein — MLIGSSLKTYLGHARTCDWLRAVAAIAAGHRAVASGAATLFALPQFPSIPAAVEIARPAGIAVGAQDVAVHDDGPWTGEVTAPVLVEVGATLAEVGHAERRAHFGETDDVVAAKTLAALRNGLTPVLCVGETDRSGAGRAADAVRAQVDHALAPALAAGHTGPVVVAYEPVWAIGAPEPAPAAHVSAVGSALRAHVAGRPGAAVIYGGSAGPGLLPRIADGVDGMFLGRFAHDPRAVAAILDEVADLEGAR, encoded by the coding sequence GTGCTGATCGGGTCGAGCCTCAAGACCTACCTCGGCCACGCCCGCACCTGCGACTGGCTGCGGGCGGTCGCCGCGATCGCCGCCGGGCACCGGGCCGTCGCCTCCGGGGCGGCGACGCTGTTCGCGCTCCCCCAGTTCCCGTCCATCCCCGCGGCCGTGGAGATCGCCCGCCCGGCCGGGATCGCCGTCGGCGCCCAGGACGTGGCCGTGCACGACGACGGCCCGTGGACCGGGGAGGTCACCGCGCCCGTGCTGGTCGAGGTGGGCGCCACGCTGGCCGAGGTCGGGCACGCCGAGCGCCGGGCCCACTTCGGCGAGACCGACGACGTCGTCGCCGCGAAGACGCTCGCCGCACTGCGCAACGGCCTCACCCCGGTCCTGTGCGTCGGCGAGACCGACCGGTCCGGGGCGGGGCGGGCCGCCGACGCCGTGCGGGCCCAGGTCGACCACGCCCTCGCTCCGGCACTCGCGGCCGGGCACACGGGTCCGGTCGTCGTCGCCTACGAGCCCGTCTGGGCGATCGGCGCCCCCGAACCGGCCCCGGCCGCGCACGTCAGCGCGGTCGGGTCGGCGTTGCGTGCGCACGTCGCGGGGCGCCCGGGCGCCGCGGTGATCTACGGTGGGAGTGCCGGGCCGGGCCTGCTGCCCCGCATCGCCGACGGCGTCGACGGCATGTTCCTGGGCCGCTTCGCCCACGACCCGCGCGCCGTCGCCGCGATCCTCGACGAGGTCGCCGACCTGGAGGGAGCCCGATGA
- a CDS encoding dihydroxyacetone kinase family protein → MTRLFNDPDDFAAEMTTGLAAASARWLRAVPGGVVRSTEADGPTVSLVVGGGSGHYPAFAGLVGPGLAHGAAMGNLFASPSTQQVHSVAAAADRGRGVLMSYGNYAGDVLNFDAAQARLRDAGVDCRTVVVTDDVSSAADPALRRGIAGDLCVFKVAGAACEAGHDLDGVERVARLANERTRSLGVAFDGCTLPGAGSPLFTVPDGRMAVGLGIHGEPGIDETDVPTAAGLAELLVRGLLAERPAGAGDRVVPILNGLGSVKYEELYVVYGAVHRLLGEAGLTVVDPEVGEFCTSFDMAGASLTLLWLDDAPGELERLWTAPCDTPAFRRGAVAGHHGTTAAPQDTAAGAPAAVLEGSPGSRACGARVAAAFDAVAAVLDAEADRLGRLDRVAGDGDHGIGMQRGGRAAREAAADAAARGAGAGTVLRHAADAWGDRAGGTSGAIWAALLDALGTALGDTGTPDTAAVAAAVRAAERAVAAAGGAAVGDKTMVDALVPFATVLDERVGAGEDLPVAWADAADAAGRAAEDTARLTARLGRARAHGERSVGTPDPGAVSFALVVRTAGEHLC, encoded by the coding sequence ATGACGCGCCTGTTCAACGACCCGGACGACTTCGCCGCCGAGATGACCACCGGGCTCGCCGCGGCCTCCGCGCGCTGGCTCCGGGCCGTCCCGGGCGGGGTGGTGCGATCGACCGAGGCCGACGGGCCGACGGTGTCGCTGGTCGTCGGCGGCGGGTCCGGGCACTACCCCGCCTTCGCCGGGCTCGTCGGTCCCGGGCTCGCGCACGGCGCGGCGATGGGCAACCTGTTCGCCTCGCCCTCGACCCAGCAGGTCCACTCCGTCGCCGCCGCGGCGGACCGGGGCCGCGGGGTGCTGATGTCCTACGGCAACTACGCCGGCGACGTCCTGAACTTCGACGCCGCCCAGGCCCGGCTGCGCGATGCCGGGGTGGACTGCCGCACCGTGGTGGTCACCGACGACGTCTCCAGCGCCGCCGACCCGGCACTGCGCCGCGGGATCGCCGGGGACCTGTGCGTGTTCAAGGTCGCCGGCGCGGCCTGCGAAGCCGGTCACGACCTCGACGGCGTCGAGCGCGTCGCCCGGCTGGCCAACGAGCGGACCCGGTCGCTGGGCGTCGCCTTCGACGGCTGCACCCTGCCCGGCGCGGGCTCGCCGCTGTTCACCGTGCCGGACGGGCGGATGGCGGTCGGGCTGGGCATCCACGGCGAGCCGGGCATCGACGAGACCGACGTGCCCACCGCGGCCGGGCTCGCCGAGCTTCTGGTCCGCGGCCTGCTCGCCGAGCGGCCCGCCGGGGCCGGTGACCGCGTCGTCCCGATCCTCAACGGCCTCGGCTCGGTCAAGTACGAGGAGCTCTACGTCGTCTACGGCGCCGTGCACCGGCTGCTCGGCGAGGCCGGGCTCACCGTCGTCGACCCCGAGGTCGGCGAGTTCTGCACCAGCTTCGACATGGCGGGCGCCTCGCTGACCCTGCTCTGGCTCGACGACGCCCCCGGCGAGCTGGAGCGTCTGTGGACCGCCCCGTGCGACACCCCCGCGTTCCGCCGCGGGGCGGTCGCCGGGCACCACGGCACCACCGCCGCACCGCAGGACACCGCGGCCGGCGCGCCGGCCGCGGTGCTCGAGGGATCGCCGGGGTCGCGGGCCTGCGGTGCGCGGGTCGCCGCCGCGTTCGACGCGGTCGCCGCGGTGCTCGACGCCGAGGCCGACCGGCTCGGGCGGCTCGACCGCGTCGCGGGCGACGGCGACCACGGCATCGGCATGCAGCGCGGCGGACGCGCCGCCCGGGAGGCCGCCGCGGACGCCGCCGCCCGCGGGGCCGGCGCCGGGACCGTGCTCCGCCACGCCGCCGACGCCTGGGGCGACCGCGCGGGCGGCACCTCCGGGGCGATCTGGGCCGCCCTGCTCGACGCGCTCGGCACCGCGCTCGGTGACACCGGCACCCCGGACACGGCCGCCGTCGCCGCCGCGGTCCGCGCCGCCGAGCGGGCCGTCGCCGCCGCGGGCGGGGCCGCCGTCGGGGACAAGACCATGGTCGACGCCCTCGTCCCGTTCGCCACCGTCCTCGACGAGCGCGTCGGCGCGGGCGAGGACCTGCCGGTCGCCTGGGCCGACGCCGCCGACGCCGCCGGGCGGGCCGCCGAGGACACCGCACGGCTCACGGCCCGCCTGGGCCGCGCGCGGGCCCACGGCGAGCGCAGCGTCGGCACCCCCGACCCCGGCGCGGTGTCGTTCGCGCTGGTCGTACGCACGGCCGGGGAGCACCTGTGCTGA